Proteins from a genomic interval of Oceanispirochaeta crateris:
- a CDS encoding DUF5320 domain-containing protein — MPKGDRRGPNGMGPMTGRGAGFCNGSSTPGFINSGFAGGYGLGRGAGRGRGFDRSYGVGFGRGMGRGLGMGYQAYSAAPEYLKDNEKGYLENEVSYLKDQLKTLENRLSEIKEEE; from the coding sequence ATGCCAAAAGGTGATAGAAGAGGTCCTAATGGAATGGGTCCAATGACTGGACGAGGTGCCGGGTTCTGTAATGGTTCGAGTACTCCAGGTTTTATAAATTCAGGATTTGCCGGTGGATACGGTTTGGGCCGAGGAGCCGGAAGAGGTCGTGGTTTTGACAGATCTTACGGTGTGGGTTTTGGCCGTGGAATGGGGCGCGGCCTTGGGATGGGCTATCAAGCTTATTCTGCAGCGCCGGAATATTTAAAAGACAATGAAAAGGGTTATTTAGAGAATGAGGTGTCTTATTTGAAAGACCAGCTCAAAACCCTGGAAAACAGGCTTTCTGAAATAAAAGAGGAAGAATAG
- a CDS encoding DUF134 domain-containing protein, with amino-acid sequence MSRPKKERVVYQPPLHADFKPLGIQRQKLESLPLGLDEFEAIRLADYLGLEHSEAAAEMEISRSTFTRLIEKARRKIAKFLVEGKHLHIEGGNIHFRGNLIRCHDCGHMFNIGFDLDIGSCPTCGSGNLIDLAGGFGHGNCCRGHGHQGRR; translated from the coding sequence ATGTCACGACCAAAAAAAGAACGTGTTGTTTACCAGCCGCCGTTGCATGCAGATTTTAAACCCCTGGGGATACAAAGGCAGAAGCTGGAGTCTCTTCCTCTGGGACTGGATGAGTTTGAAGCCATAAGATTGGCCGATTATCTGGGTTTAGAGCATTCTGAGGCTGCTGCGGAGATGGAAATTTCCCGTTCGACTTTTACTAGGCTGATTGAAAAAGCCAGGCGAAAGATTGCCAAATTTCTTGTGGAAGGAAAACATCTTCATATAGAAGGTGGGAACATTCATTTCCGAGGGAACTTGATACGTTGTCATGATTGTGGCCATATGTTCAATATTGGTTTTGACTTAGATATTGGCAGTTGTCCAACCTGCGGATCTGGAAATTTGATAGATCTTGCCGGGGGATTCGGTCATGGAAACTGCTGTCGTGGACATGGACATCAAGGCAGGAGGTAA
- a CDS encoding sugar ABC transporter substrate-binding protein yields MNRLLKFAPYIFASIFIVVLILSLYTMLKSPFFFRDNSTDLEEKTYHYAFFLPASDYTFFKQLKEGALNASLSMDCSISFHEIDTDPLSLKMVPFSGLDGIGVYAYKEDSNTLANLAAISDAGIPIIQIENEIVRDEKTIFIGTNNFDSGKAIGKLALKSRKEEINLAVVYSEKNPGLMTKANLLELGLRSTLGYRVANIQNEYTTLNPLDAEGLTYRLIRQEKPVDVIVLTDPNDTLVTVQAIVDMNLVGEIQVIGFGDDERIKEYINKGLVLGTIVRDPFLIGFSSVLSLLDISTNGYTSAYVDTGISIITGGDKEK; encoded by the coding sequence GTGAATCGACTTTTGAAATTTGCACCATACATATTTGCCTCTATATTCATTGTCGTTCTCATCCTTTCTTTATATACAATGCTGAAAAGTCCTTTTTTCTTTAGAGACAATTCTACAGACCTCGAGGAAAAAACATATCACTACGCCTTTTTTCTTCCAGCTTCAGACTATACCTTTTTCAAACAATTGAAAGAGGGAGCTTTAAACGCTTCCTTGTCTATGGATTGCTCCATTTCATTTCATGAAATAGATACAGACCCCTTGAGTCTTAAAATGGTCCCCTTCTCCGGATTGGATGGTATAGGAGTATATGCTTACAAGGAAGATTCCAATACTCTGGCCAATCTTGCGGCAATCTCTGATGCAGGCATTCCTATAATTCAAATAGAAAATGAAATAGTCCGAGACGAAAAAACAATTTTCATTGGTACAAATAACTTTGATTCAGGAAAGGCCATTGGCAAACTGGCGCTTAAATCCAGGAAAGAGGAGATCAACCTGGCGGTTGTCTACAGTGAAAAGAATCCAGGACTAATGACAAAGGCGAATTTGCTGGAATTAGGATTAAGATCAACCCTAGGCTATCGTGTAGCCAACATCCAGAACGAATATACAACTTTAAATCCTCTAGATGCGGAAGGTCTCACCTACAGGCTGATCAGGCAGGAGAAACCAGTTGATGTCATAGTCCTGACCGATCCCAATGATACTCTTGTAACAGTTCAGGCAATTGTAGACATGAACCTCGTAGGAGAGATCCAGGTCATTGGATTCGGCGATGATGAACGGATCAAAGAATACATTAATAAAGGGCTGGTCCTGGGAACGATTGTGCGAGATCCCTTTCTCATAGGATTCAGTTCTGTTTTATCCTTACTGGATATTAGCACCAATGGGTATACCTCTGCCTATGTTGATACGGGGATCAGCATCATTACAGGGGGTGATAAAGAGAAATGA
- a CDS encoding ECF transporter S component, whose amino-acid sequence MDHKMKSSKQNLAFRIAAVAVLTAVTTVCTLIVRVPVTPTKGYINLADVAIFFTALTFGPFTALASGGLGTALADIMGGYAQWAPITFFAHGVQGLLIGLIFKATDVEKKASMILALILAFLAGTIFMAGTYFMTAGMMYGFAAAATEIPGNILQNAAGVIIGFPLYLAVKKAYPPIAGFRW is encoded by the coding sequence ATGGATCATAAAATGAAATCATCAAAGCAGAATCTGGCTTTTCGCATTGCCGCTGTTGCCGTTCTCACAGCTGTGACCACTGTTTGTACTCTTATCGTCCGAGTTCCTGTGACACCCACCAAGGGGTATATCAACCTGGCCGATGTCGCCATTTTTTTTACGGCTCTAACCTTTGGGCCTTTTACTGCACTGGCATCCGGCGGTCTGGGAACGGCTCTAGCCGATATAATGGGCGGATATGCTCAATGGGCTCCCATTACCTTCTTTGCCCACGGTGTTCAAGGGCTTTTAATCGGCCTAATTTTTAAGGCGACAGATGTAGAAAAGAAAGCCTCTATGATCTTAGCCTTGATCCTCGCCTTTCTGGCAGGAACTATTTTTATGGCTGGTACCTATTTTATGACCGCTGGCATGATGTATGGCTTTGCTGCCGCAGCAACCGAAATCCCAGGCAATATTCTGCAGAATGCCGCTGGTGTCATCATAGGTTTTCCCCTTTATTTGGCAGTCAAAAAAGCCTATCCTCCCATTGCAGGTTTTCGCTGGTAA
- a CDS encoding ATP-binding protein gives MKIAIASGKGGTGKTTLSTNLASYIAENRECILVDLDVEEPNSGLFIKAELLHEEDMFKKIPEWNESTCELCGNCQTVCSFNAVMKMGKMIMVFPEMCHGCFACSELCPTGSLPMKSKKMGELKSYKSGNLNFIESRLIIGEEQAVPLIKQTLDYVDANFSEDRITILDSPPGTSCPVIEATRDADLVILITEPTPFGLHDLKLAVETVRQMGKPFGVVINRNGIGNDGVEQYCREESLDIIALIPNDRLIAETYSAGNLLYPTVPSVKNAVSHIESYIEKINEKMKRDTV, from the coding sequence ATGAAAATTGCAATCGCCAGCGGAAAGGGTGGGACTGGTAAAACGACTCTGTCTACTAATTTGGCATCCTATATAGCAGAGAATAGAGAGTGTATTTTGGTAGATCTTGATGTAGAAGAACCCAATTCAGGACTTTTTATAAAAGCGGAGCTTCTCCATGAGGAAGACATGTTTAAGAAAATTCCAGAGTGGAACGAAAGTACATGTGAGCTGTGCGGGAATTGTCAAACAGTCTGCAGCTTTAATGCAGTCATGAAGATGGGAAAGATGATCATGGTATTCCCTGAAATGTGCCATGGTTGTTTTGCTTGTTCAGAACTCTGTCCCACAGGGTCTCTTCCTATGAAATCGAAGAAAATGGGAGAGCTGAAATCCTACAAATCCGGGAATCTTAATTTTATCGAAAGCCGGTTGATTATTGGTGAGGAGCAGGCTGTCCCTCTTATCAAACAGACTCTGGATTATGTAGATGCAAACTTTTCAGAAGATAGGATAACCATTCTTGATTCACCTCCAGGTACATCCTGCCCGGTCATTGAGGCAACCAGGGATGCTGATCTTGTTATTCTTATTACAGAACCAACCCCCTTTGGTTTACATGATCTGAAACTCGCCGTCGAAACGGTTCGCCAAATGGGAAAACCGTTTGGAGTTGTCATTAACAGAAATGGAATTGGGAACGATGGGGTAGAACAGTATTGCCGTGAAGAGAGCCTTGACATCATTGCATTGATCCCCAATGACCGATTGATTGCCGAAACCTATTCTGCGGGGAATCTGTTGTATCCAACAGTCCCTTCTGTAAAAAATGCAGTGAGTCATATAGAGAGTTATATTGAAAAAATAAATGAAAAGATGAAGAGAGATACAGTGTGA